The genomic region AGCGAGACCTCGACGTGCGCGAGCAACTGCCGCGCGCCGAAGGCGACGGCCTCGGCGACGGCGGCCTCGTGCCGCAACCGCGCCCTGCGCTCCTCGGCACGCGCGCGTGCCTCGCGTTCGCCGCGCGCGGCCCGGTCGAGCGAATCGGCCCGCCCGGCAAGCGCCTTGACCCGCTCCTCGTGCGTACGCGTCTGGAGCCGGGCCTCCATCTCGGTCTGCCGCGCGTTGGCCCCGTCGGCCGCGAGCCGGTCCCGTACGGAGGTGTCGGGCTCCTCCTCGAACGGCATCTCCTCGGCGACGGCGAGCCGTTCGGCCAGCTCCTCCGCCTCCTGTACGGCCCGGTCGAGGGCTTCCTGTGCGCGGGTGGCCGCCGCGGTGCTCCGCTCGGCCTCTCCGGCGGCGCCCCGCGCCTGCCCGGCCAGCCGCCCGAGCTGCTGGGCGACCCGGGACTTCTCCCGCTCACCGGCCCGCCGCCGCTCGCCCAACTCCTCGACGAAAGCGGTCCGTTCCTTGCGCAGCTCAACCGCCCGGTGCTGCTTCTCGGTCAACTCCTCGCACAGCACGCCCAGTTCTTCCAGCTCGGCCGCCGCCTCGTCGACGGACGCCTGTACTTCGAGCAGACTCGGCGCCCCGGCGGAACCGCCCTGCGCGAAATGCGCCCCGAGCAGGTCGCCTTCGGCCGTCACCGCGGTCATCCCTGGCCGGGAGTAGACGAGATCCTCGGCGTCCTCAAGCGTCTCGACCACGACAATGCCCCGCAGCAGCCGCCGTACGGCAGGCATGAGGTCGGCGGGCCCACGCACGAAATCGGCGGCGAACGGCGGCCCGGTGCGCTCCGGGCCTCCCCCGGAGGACGGTTCTCCGACGCCTCCGGAAGGCGGCTGGCCGACGTCTCCGGAGGGTGGTTCGCCGCCACCTCTGCCGAACTGACCAAATCGCCCCGATTCACCGAACTGCCCGAACCGCCCGGACCGCCCGGACTGTTCTCCGTAGGCGTCCCCGAGGACACCGGAGTCGCCGGACGCACCCCCGGCGGGCGCCCCGGCAGGAGCCTCCGGCGCCCCCGCGAGCAGCAGCGCCGCCCGCCCCCCGTCCTGCTTGCGCAGGAGGCGGATGGCGTCCGCCGCCGCGGCGGGACTGGTCACCGCGATCGCGTCCGCCGCCGCGCCGAAGGCGGCCGCGACCGGGACCTCGTGGCCGGGGGTGACGGAGAGCAGTTCCGCCGCCGGGCCCAGCAGACCCGTCAGCCGGTCCTTGGCCATGAGCAGCGCCCCCGTGCCGTCCTTGCGGCGCAGCCCCAGGGCGAGGGCCTCGTGTCGGGCCTGCGTGGCCGCGCGCCTGCGTTCGGCCGCGGTGGCCGCCTCGCGGGCCTCGGTCAGGGCGGACTCGGCGTCGGCGAGGGCGCGCTTGGCCGTGTCGTGCCGCTCGGCGAGTTCCTCGTCGCCCGCGTCCAGGCCGTCGACCTCGGCCTTGAGCTGCTCGTACTCCTCCTGGGCGGCGACGGCACGTTCCTGCGCCTCGTCGCGGGCGGCGGCGAGCCGGTCGATCTCCGCCTGGGCGGAGGCGGCGCGCGAACGGGCCGCGTTGACCTGCCCGTTCAACCGGGCCAGGCCTTCGCGGCGGTCCGCGATGGCGCGGGCCACGTCCTTCAGGCGCCGCTCCTCCACCGCCAGCTCGCGCTCCAGATCGGCCCGGTGGGAAACCGTGTCCTCCAGGGCTCGCTCGGCCGCCTCCAGGGCCGCTTCGAGCTCGGCCTCCTGCTCACGGATCCGGGCGGCCTCGCGCTCCATGTCCTCGGGGTCGCGCCCACGCCGCTCCTCCGGCGGCTGGGCGGTCGCGCTCTTGACCCTTGCGTCCGCCAGGGAGACCGTGCCGCGCACCCGCTCGGCCAGCTGCGACAGCTCGTACCAGGTCTGCTGGGCTCGCTGCAGACGCGGGGTGAGCCGCCGTACCTCGTCCTCCAGCATCGCCTCCCGCTGAAGCGCCTTCTTCAGCTCGGCCTCGGCCGACTCCTTGCGCTCCTTGAGCGCGGCCTCGTCGGCGACCTCGGCCCGGAGCGCCCCCCGGAGCCGTACGAGATCGTCGGCGAGCAGCCGGAGGCGGGCGTCCCGGAGGTCGGCCTGGATCACGGCGGCCCGGCGGGCGACGGCGGCCTGCCGGCCCAGCGGCTTCAACTGGCGCCGCAGTTCGTCCGTGAGGTCCTGCACGCGCGCGAGGTTGGCCTGCATCGCGTCCAGCTTCCGCAGCGCCTTCTCCTTGCGCTTGCGGTGCTTGAGGACGCCCGCGGCCTCCTCGATGAAGGCGCGGCGGCCCATCGGATCGGCGTGCAGGACGGAGTCGAGCTGGCCCTGTCCGACAATGACGTGCATCTCGCGGCCGATGCCGGAGTCGGACAGCAGTTCCTGGATGTCGAGGAGGCGACACGTGTCGCCATTGATCTGGTACTCGCTGCCACCGTTGCGGAACATGATCCGCGTGATGGTGACCTCGGCGTACTCGATGGGCAGCGCGCCGTCGGAGTTGTCGATGGTCAGGGAGACCTCGGCGCGGCCGAGCGGGGGCCGCCCGGTGGTGCCGGCGAAGATGACGTCCTCCATCTTGCCGCCGCGCAGCGACTTCGCGCCCTGCTCGCCCATGACCCAGCTGAGGGCGTCCACGACATTGGACTTGCCCGAGCCGTTGGGGCCCACGACACACGTGATGCCCGGCTCGAACCGCAGCGTGGTCGCCGAGGCGAACGATTTGAACCCGCGCAGGGTCAGGGCCTTGAGGTGCACGCAGCCGGACTCTACCTTCCGGGTCGGTCTCTCTCCATGAACGCGCGGTTTCACCCTTGAACGTGCAGGGCACACCAAACGTTAAAGACAGTGAAGAGTGCGCGGAGGCAAGAAAGAAGGGACGCCGAAGCGTCCCTTGCAACTCTGTTAGCGGCTGACACGGGCAGCCTGTTCACTGGTGGCGACGTTGCGATTCAGTGATCAGGTGAGCGCAGGCTCCGCCTGGGGTACGTCGATGCTGTCGAAGTCGTGAGAAGCGGCAGCCGCGAGCGCGTCGTTCTCGGCCTGGATCCGTCCGAGCTCGGATTCCAGATCCTGGACGCGCTGCTGGAGCCGTCGCATCTCGGCAATGAGTCGCGGGTCGGAACCGCCGACGTAACCGAGAAGCGCCTTTGCCATGATGGATGGTCCTCCACACTGAGTGACCGACCGAAGCGGTGTGGGTCGTGAGGGAATCGCACCCGCGATGTTTGGCACTGTGGAGTTCTGACTGCCGCTCTTACATGCCAAACAGCTAAGGTGCGCGGGGACTTTCAGCGTCTCACCAAAAAGTTTGACGGTCAACACGATCACGCCCGGTATTGGGGGCCAACCCGGGGTGCGCGGCCTGAGAACGGGCGGCGCTGCCTCTCCTGCGGGGCCCTGGGGGCGTGGAGATCATCCTTCCTCGCGGAGCCTGCCACGACACGGGTTTCTTGGCAACCACCAGGCGGTTTCCGCCCAGGGCGGGTGCCCGGCGCACGCCCCGCGCCCGCTGCCCGGGGTGTCGCTACCGGTCCGGCGGAGCGATCTCACCGGATGGCGAAGCCCTCGTAGCCGCCGCGGGGCGTGTCCCAGATCTCAGTGACTCCGTCGACGCGGCCCGGCGTGTCGTCCCCCTGGAGCCAGTCGAGGAGTCCCTGGCACTCGCGCCGGGCGCCCTCGGCGACCACCTGGACCCGTCCGTCGCCCAAATTGAGAGCAAAGCCACTCAGGCCGCCGATCTCCAGCGCCTTGGCCCGCGTGTACCAGCGGAAACCCACGCCTTGGACCCGTCCGCGCACCCAGGCGACCAGCCTTACGTCCTCGCTCATGGCTGCACGCTAACCGGCCAATTGCCGTCTAAACACTTCCGCCCCTTGCGCCATGCGGTACCGTCCCGACCCAATGAGCCTCACTCGTTCGGGTGAGGAACGTTGACCGCAAGGATGAGGAAGGCCAGGAGATGGGACGCCACCGACGCTCCGCCGCCGGCCGCGCCGCCACAGGCCGCGCCACCGGGGTCACACAAACGTACGATACACACACGAACGGTTACGCGTCTGCGGATTCCGGTGATCACGCGGGCGTGGACGACCACGCGACCGCGGGTGACGGTCTGACCGCCGGGCACTACCTGAACGGCAGCCCCTACGCGACCGCGGGCATGTACGACTCTCCGGGTGGCATTCACGAGACGGGCGACCTCTATTCGAAGAGCGACACCCATCTCTTCGCCGCGGATCCGGCCGCCCACGCCTCGACCGGCTACGCGCCCGACGGCGGCGCCGGCCGCGGCCACCGCCGCCGCAAGAAGAACGTGACGCCCGTACGCACCGGTCTGCTCGGTGTCTCCGCCGCCGTCGCGATGGGTGCCGTCGCGGTCGCCTCCGGGCTGATCCCGGGTGCCGACAACTACTCGATCGGCGGCGGCGACTCGGACAAGGTGCGCGCCCAGAACTCGCCGAGCGACGTGCAGACCCAGGGCGGTACGGACGGCACCGCGGACGACCGCGCGGACTCGGGCACCAGTCGTGACCTGGAACGCACCGTGACTCCTTCGGTCTCGCCGACGAAGGCCCCGGAGAAGACCGAGGAGAAGGAAACTCCCTCCGCGAAGCCGTCGACCAAGGCTCCGGTCAAGGAGAAGCCGAAGACCGAGCCGACCACGAAGGCACCGGAGAAGAAGGCACCCTCGACGACGCCGTCCAAGACGGGGTCCACCACGTCCACGGCCGAGGCCGAGGTGTTGTCGCTGGTCAACGAGGAGCGGGCCAAGGCCGGCTGCAGCCCGGTGACCGCGTCGAACTCACTGGCGGCGCTGGCCGAGGCATTCAGCGAGGACATGGCCGCGCGGGGCTTCTTCGACCACACGGACCCGAGCGGGGCCTCCCCCTGGGACCGCGCGGAGAAGGCCGGCGTCACCAACCTCGGCGGGGAGAACATCGCCCGCGGCCAGGCCGACGCCGCCGCGGTGATGGAGGCCTGGATGAACAGCCCCGGCCACCGCGCGAACATCCTGAACTGCGACTTCAAGACCCTGGGCGTCGGCGCGCACTTCGCGTCGGGCGGCCCGTGGTGGACGCAGGACTTCGGCTACTAGCCGCGCGGGACCGCGGAGGAACGCGGAGAAACACGCACGGACAGGCACACGCACGGACACGCACGGACACCAGAGGGGACGCTAACGGAAAGTTAGCGCCCCCTCTCTGGTGTGCGCTGCGCGGGTACGCTGGGAGCATGGACCTCACGGAACGGCCGGACCTCGCCTTCGACGTGTTCTCCCGTGGCTGCCCGTCCCGGGGCACCCTGGAGCACGTCACGGGGCGCTGGGGCACGCTCACGCTGGGGGCGCTGCACGAGGGCTCGTTCCGCTTCAACGAACTGCGCCGGCGCGTCGACGGCGTCAGCGAGAAGATGCTGTCCCAGACCCTGCACGCGCTGGAGCGCGACGGCCTGGTGCACCGCGAGGCCCAGCCGACGAACCCGCCGCGGGTGGACTACGAACTGACACCGCTGGGCCGCGAGGTCGCCGAGCGGCTGCTGTCCCTCATCCACTTCGTGGAGGGGCGCATGGACGACGTACTGGGAGCGCGCGAGCGTTACGACGCGGCGCGCGGCGGACGCTGACAGCGCGGGCAGAAGTAGCTGGACCGGTTCATCCAGGGTCTGCGCCGCATCACGGTTCCGCAGCGCCGGCACGGCTCGCCCTCTCGGCCGTACGCGTCGAGCGAGCGGTCGAAGTAGCCCGACTCCCCGTTCACGTTGACGTAGAGGCTGTCGAAGCTGGTGCCGCCGACGGCGAGGGCGGCGTTCATCACATCCCGTACGTGGCCCAGGAGTTCGGCCGTGCGCGGGCGCGTGAATCCGGTGGTGGAGCGCTCGTAGTGCAGCCGCGCGCGCCAAAGCGCCTCGTCGGCATAGATGTTGCCGACGCCGCTGATCAACGACTGGTCCAGCAGGGCGCGTTTGATGGTCGTGCGTCGGCGTCGCAGCGCCTCGTGGAACGCCTCGTCGTCGAACAGCGGGTCGAGCGGGTCGCGGGCGATGTGCGCGATGACGTCGGGCAGCCCGTCGGGCGATGTCTCGTGCAACGAGAGCCCGCCGAAGGTCCGTTGGTCGACGAAGCGGAGCTCGGTGTGCAGAGCGTCCTCGAACCGGACGCGGATGCGCAGATGCTTCTCGTCGGCGGCGTCCTGCGGCTGGACGAGGAGCTGTCCGCTCATCCCGAGGTGCGCGAGGACGGCACTCGGGGAGTCCGCGAGCGGCAACCACAGGTACTTGCCGCGACGCTGGGCCAGTCCGATGCGGTGCCCCTTGAGCCGGGCCCCGAAGTCCTCGCCGCCCGCGATGTGCCGACGCACCGCGCGCGGATGCAGCACCTGCACGTCGGCGACGATCCGTCCGCTGACCCAGCGTTCGAGGCCCCGTCGTACGACCTCGACCTCGGGCAGTTCGGGCACGGCGTCTCCTCCGGATGCGTGGGCCGATGACTCGGGAGCCCCGGGGCCGGGGCCGCGCGCCCGCAGCGTACCGCCGACACGCCGGAACACGATCGCCCGCCCCCTCGAACGGGGGACGGGCGATCGGTCACAGTGCCGGACTGTGGATCGTTCGGATCGGTCAGGCGGAAGCGGTATCGGATGCCGCCGGTGAGGGGGCCTCGACGGCCTCCTTGGCAGCTTCCTCGACCGCCTCGGCCGCCTCAGCCACTTCGGCTGTTGCCTCCGACGCCGCGGTCACTTCGGCCGCTGCCGCGGTCACTTCGGCGACTGCCGCGGATGCCTCGGCGTCCGCGGCGGCCTTCGCCGCCTTCGCTCGTTCGTCCGAGGCGGAGCGGATGGCACGCCACGCGGACTCCGCGGCCTGCTGCTCCGCCTCCTTCTTGCTGCGGCCGGTGCCGGTGCCGTACGAGACGCCTCCGACGCGGGCAGCAGCAGTAAAGGTCTTCTCGTGGTCCGGGCCGGTCTCGGAGACCAGGTACTCGGGCACGCCGAGCCCCTCGGTCGCCGTGAGTTCCTGGAGACTGGTCTTCCAGTCCAGGCCCGCGCCCAGATTCGATGATTTCTCGATCAGCGGGTCGAAGAGGCGGTGGACGAGTTCGCCCGCCGCGTCGAGACCCTGGTCGAGATAGACAGCGCCGATCACCGCTTCAAGGGTGTCGGCGAGAATGGACGCCTTGTCCCGGCCGCCCGTGCCCTCTTCGCCCCGGCCGAGCCGGATGAAGGAGCCGAGTTCGAGCCCGCGGCCCACCTCCGCCAGCGCACGCGAGTTGACCACCGCGGCCCGCAGCTTGGCCAGTTGGCCTTCTGGGAGGTCGGGGTGGGTGGTGTACAGCGTGTCCGTGACGACGAGGCCCAGCACGGAGTCCCCGAGGAACTCCAGGCGCTCGTTGGTCGGCAGACCGCCGTTCTCGTACGCGTACGAACGGTGGGTCAGTGCACGCACCAGAAGGGCGGACTCGAGCTTGTACCCGAGCCGCCCTTCCAGAAGCGTGTGGGACGAGGCCGTGTTGTCCGCCGGGCCGCCTCCGTTTGCACGGAGAGGATGCTTCTTGGCGTCAGACATGGAGCCTCTCACCAGCCGCTCAGACCTCGAGGACCTGGCGCTTGTTGTAGGTGCCGCAAGCAGGGCAGGCGATGTGCTGCTGCTTGGGCTCGTGGCAGCGCTCGCACGCAACCAGGGTGGGGACCGCAGCCTTCCACTGCGACCGGCGGTGGCGCGTGTTGCTGCGCGACATCTTCCGCTTCGGAACAGCCACGGCTACTTCTCCTGCTTCTCGTTGGCGCGCGCCGATAGAGGCGCTTCGCCACCCATCTCGTCCTTCTCGCCATCTTCGAGTGAACCGGCGAGTCCCTGCAGTGCCGCCCAACGGATGTCGACGGCGTCGTGGTGGTGGTCCGGGTCGTCCGCGAGCCGGGCTCCGCACTGGGAGCACAGGCCGGGGCAGTCGTCCTGGCACACCGGCTGCATCGGCAGTGCGAGCACCACCGCATCCCGCAGCACGGGTTCGAGGTCGAACAATCCGTCCTCGATGAAGAGCGTGTCCTCGTCGTCCTCGGCGTCGTCGGCCGGCTCCGCTTTCACGCGGCCCCGGTCGTCGGCGTCAGGGTACGAGAACATCTCCTGGAATTCCGCTTCGAGCTGCTGCTCGATCGGCTCCAGACACCTTACGCACTCCCCCTTGGCCTGTGCACGGGCGGTGCCTGTGACGAGCACACCTTCCATGACCGACTCAAGTCGGAGGTCGAGCTTCACCGGGGCGCCTTCCGGCACTCCGATGACTCCCTGGATACCGAAGTCCTTGGGAGCGTCGATCTCACGGGTCAGGCGCTGCAGCGCGCCAGGACGCCGCCCCAGCTCGTGTGTGTCGAACACGAGAGGGTTGCGGTGGTCG from Streptomyces sp. NBC_00878 harbors:
- the rpmF gene encoding 50S ribosomal protein L32, producing the protein MAVPKRKMSRSNTRHRRSQWKAAVPTLVACERCHEPKQQHIACPACGTYNKRQVLEV
- a CDS encoding DUF177 domain-containing protein encodes the protein MALNARLDHRNPLVFDTHELGRRPGALQRLTREIDAPKDFGIQGVIGVPEGAPVKLDLRLESVMEGVLVTGTARAQAKGECVRCLEPIEQQLEAEFQEMFSYPDADDRGRVKAEPADDAEDDEDTLFIEDGLFDLEPVLRDAVVLALPMQPVCQDDCPGLCSQCGARLADDPDHHHDAVDIRWAALQGLAGSLEDGEKDEMGGEAPLSARANEKQEK
- a CDS encoding CAP domain-containing protein, which gives rise to MDDHATAGDGLTAGHYLNGSPYATAGMYDSPGGIHETGDLYSKSDTHLFAADPAAHASTGYAPDGGAGRGHRRRKKNVTPVRTGLLGVSAAVAMGAVAVASGLIPGADNYSIGGGDSDKVRAQNSPSDVQTQGGTDGTADDRADSGTSRDLERTVTPSVSPTKAPEKTEEKETPSAKPSTKAPVKEKPKTEPTTKAPEKKAPSTTPSKTGSTTSTAEAEVLSLVNEERAKAGCSPVTASNSLAALAEAFSEDMAARGFFDHTDPSGASPWDRAEKAGVTNLGGENIARGQADAAAVMEAWMNSPGHRANILNCDFKTLGVGAHFASGGPWWTQDFGY
- the mutM gene encoding bifunctional DNA-formamidopyrimidine glycosylase/DNA-(apurinic or apyrimidinic site) lyase, with the protein product MPELPEVEVVRRGLERWVSGRIVADVQVLHPRAVRRHIAGGEDFGARLKGHRIGLAQRRGKYLWLPLADSPSAVLAHLGMSGQLLVQPQDAADEKHLRIRVRFEDALHTELRFVDQRTFGGLSLHETSPDGLPDVIAHIARDPLDPLFDDEAFHEALRRRRTTIKRALLDQSLISGVGNIYADEALWRARLHYERSTTGFTRPRTAELLGHVRDVMNAALAVGGTSFDSLYVNVNGESGYFDRSLDAYGREGEPCRRCGTVMRRRPWMNRSSYFCPRCQRPPRAAS
- a CDS encoding AAA family ATPase; this translates as MHLKALTLRGFKSFASATTLRFEPGITCVVGPNGSGKSNVVDALSWVMGEQGAKSLRGGKMEDVIFAGTTGRPPLGRAEVSLTIDNSDGALPIEYAEVTITRIMFRNGGSEYQINGDTCRLLDIQELLSDSGIGREMHVIVGQGQLDSVLHADPMGRRAFIEEAAGVLKHRKRKEKALRKLDAMQANLARVQDLTDELRRQLKPLGRQAAVARRAAVIQADLRDARLRLLADDLVRLRGALRAEVADEAALKERKESAEAELKKALQREAMLEDEVRRLTPRLQRAQQTWYELSQLAERVRGTVSLADARVKSATAQPPEERRGRDPEDMEREAARIREQEAELEAALEAAERALEDTVSHRADLERELAVEERRLKDVARAIADRREGLARLNGQVNAARSRAASAQAEIDRLAAARDEAQERAVAAQEEYEQLKAEVDGLDAGDEELAERHDTAKRALADAESALTEAREAATAAERRRAATQARHEALALGLRRKDGTGALLMAKDRLTGLLGPAAELLSVTPGHEVPVAAAFGAAADAIAVTSPAAAADAIRLLRKQDGGRAALLLAGAPEAPAGAPAGGASGDSGVLGDAYGEQSGRSGRFGQFGESGRFGQFGRGGGEPPSGDVGQPPSGGVGEPSSGGGPERTGPPFAADFVRGPADLMPAVRRLLRGIVVVETLEDAEDLVYSRPGMTAVTAEGDLLGAHFAQGGSAGAPSLLEVQASVDEAAAELEELGVLCEELTEKQHRAVELRKERTAFVEELGERRRAGEREKSRVAQQLGRLAGQARGAAGEAERSTAAATRAQEALDRAVQEAEELAERLAVAEEMPFEEEPDTSVRDRLAADGANARQTEMEARLQTRTHEERVKALAGRADSLDRAARGEREARARAEERRARLRHEAAVAEAVAFGARQLLAHVEVSLTRADEERTAAERAKARREQELVVARNEGRDLKSELDKLTDSVHRGEVLGAEKRMRIEQLEAKALEELGVEPAGLIADFGPDQLVPPSLPAEGEELPEDPEHPRNQPRRFHRAEQEKRLRSAERAYQQLGKVNPLALEEFAALEERHKFLSEQLEDLKKTRADLLQVVKEVDERVEQVFTEAFWDTAREFEGVFSRLFPGGEGRLILTDPDNMLTTGVDVEARPPGKKVKRLSLLSGGERSLTAVGMLVSIFKARPSPFYVMDEVEAALDDTNLQRLIRIMQELQEASQLIVITHQKRTMEIADALYGVSMQGDGVSKVISQRLR
- a CDS encoding acylphosphatase, which translates into the protein MSEDVRLVAWVRGRVQGVGFRWYTRAKALEIGGLSGFALNLGDGRVQVVAEGARRECQGLLDWLQGDDTPGRVDGVTEIWDTPRGGYEGFAIR
- a CDS encoding helix-turn-helix domain-containing protein → MDLTERPDLAFDVFSRGCPSRGTLEHVTGRWGTLTLGALHEGSFRFNELRRRVDGVSEKMLSQTLHALERDGLVHREAQPTNPPRVDYELTPLGREVAERLLSLIHFVEGRMDDVLGARERYDAARGGR
- the rnc gene encoding ribonuclease III, coding for MSDAKKHPLRANGGGPADNTASSHTLLEGRLGYKLESALLVRALTHRSYAYENGGLPTNERLEFLGDSVLGLVVTDTLYTTHPDLPEGQLAKLRAAVVNSRALAEVGRGLELGSFIRLGRGEEGTGGRDKASILADTLEAVIGAVYLDQGLDAAGELVHRLFDPLIEKSSNLGAGLDWKTSLQELTATEGLGVPEYLVSETGPDHEKTFTAAARVGGVSYGTGTGRSKKEAEQQAAESAWRAIRSASDERAKAAKAAADAEASAAVAEVTAAAAEVTAASEATAEVAEAAEAVEEAAKEAVEAPSPAASDTASA